A section of the Virgibacillus sp. NKC19-3 genome encodes:
- a CDS encoding tetraprenyl-beta-curcumene synthase family protein, giving the protein MAKRIPTTAVSLMNAVYRRILPAVDEELSHWKNRAIQIPNAELRTQALASIEAKRFHCQGGAVYALLADHNEREAIRFIVAYQTISDYLDNLCDRSTSMDPEDFRLLHEAMHDALTPGDPIKNYYERRNEQRDGEYLADLVRTCQKMLRKLDHYSVIEDYVMKLEGLYADLQVHKHVKVEERIPRLTSWYDWYKACAPGLSWYEFSAAAGSTLGIFCLVSYALGDNMNDNLAQEIYTGYFPYMQGLHILLDYYIDQQEDIEEADLNFCSYYSNEEMMRKRLHYFIEQSDKHIDGLSNRSFHKMIYQGLVGLYLGDPKVKKLDNGISITRDLLRASGYQARFFHWNTRLYYKYKR; this is encoded by the coding sequence TTGGCAAAGCGTATACCTACAACGGCAGTGTCTTTAATGAACGCTGTATATCGGAGAATTCTTCCAGCCGTGGATGAGGAATTGTCCCATTGGAAAAATCGCGCGATTCAAATCCCAAACGCGGAGCTTCGGACGCAGGCACTAGCAAGTATAGAAGCGAAAAGGTTCCACTGTCAGGGAGGAGCTGTGTATGCATTGCTTGCGGATCATAATGAGAGAGAAGCCATCCGCTTTATTGTGGCCTATCAAACGATAAGTGATTACTTAGATAACTTATGTGACCGGAGCACATCGATGGATCCAGAAGATTTTCGGTTATTACATGAGGCTATGCATGATGCTTTGACACCAGGAGATCCGATTAAAAATTATTATGAACGGCGGAATGAGCAACGAGATGGGGAATACTTGGCTGATCTTGTTCGGACATGTCAAAAAATGTTGCGAAAGCTTGATCATTATTCTGTCATAGAAGATTACGTGATGAAGTTAGAGGGATTATATGCTGATCTACAAGTGCATAAACATGTCAAAGTAGAAGAGCGAATTCCACGTCTAACAAGCTGGTATGACTGGTATAAAGCTTGTGCCCCCGGGTTAAGCTGGTATGAATTCTCCGCTGCTGCAGGGTCGACACTCGGAATTTTTTGCCTTGTTTCGTATGCACTTGGAGATAATATGAATGATAATCTAGCGCAGGAAATTTATACTGGGTATTTCCCATATATGCAGGGCCTACATATTTTACTGGATTATTATATTGATCAGCAGGAGGATATAGAGGAAGCAGATTTAAATTTTTGTAGCTATTATTCGAATGAGGAAATGATGAGAAAACGGCTGCATTATTTTATCGAACAGTCGGATAAACATATTGATGGCTTATCGAATCGTTCATTTCATAAAATGATCTATCAAGGTTTGGTTGGCTTGTATTTGGGCGACCCAAAGGTGAAAAAATTGGATAATGGAATTAGTATAACTAGGGACTTGTTGAGAGCAAGTGGCTATCAGGCTCGATTTTTCCATTGGAATACAAGGCTGTACTATAAATATAAACGATAA
- a CDS encoding gamma carbonic anhydrase, with translation MISHYKHITPSIHETAFIAKDAMINGDVTIDEASSIWFKTVIRGDVAPTRIGKRVSVQDLSMLHQSPNSPLIIEDDVTIGHQVTLHSATIRKNALVGMGSIILDGAEVEEHAFIGAGSLVPPGKKIPAYTLAMGRPAKVVRDLSEEDYTEMERIRKSYVEKGQYYRNYTDL, from the coding sequence ATGATAAGCCATTATAAACATATAACCCCTTCCATTCATGAAACAGCATTTATCGCAAAAGATGCGATGATAAATGGCGATGTAACCATTGACGAAGCGTCTAGTATATGGTTTAAAACTGTTATTCGCGGAGATGTTGCACCAACACGAATAGGAAAAAGAGTTAGTGTTCAGGATCTATCCATGCTTCATCAAAGTCCAAATAGTCCCTTAATTATTGAAGATGATGTAACCATTGGCCATCAGGTTACTTTACATTCCGCAACCATCCGTAAAAACGCATTAGTCGGTATGGGGTCAATTATTTTGGACGGGGCTGAGGTGGAGGAACATGCATTTATTGGTGCAGGAAGTCTGGTTCCTCCAGGGAAAAAGATCCCTGCATACACATTAGCGATGGGTAGACCCGCAAAAGTTGTACGTGATTTATCGGAAGAGGATTATACTGAAATGGAGCGGATAAGAAAATCATATGTAGAAAAAGGACAGTATTATAGGAATTATACGGATTTATAG
- a CDS encoding DnaA N-terminal domain-containing protein, producing the protein MKNEIYIWNEVLDYIREQISLPSFDTWIKTSRLKIEKDGWNIILSNEFAKEWVASNYQSLIKDAIYETTNELPEVKLIVEEKPVRSFHAGNRTTSLYNRNRSEYSESVRLDRLEKEIENIKTKLDKIMNMLERNSN; encoded by the coding sequence ATGAAAAATGAAATTTATATTTGGAATGAGGTACTGGATTATATTAGGGAGCAAATTAGCCTGCCATCTTTTGATACTTGGATTAAAACTAGTAGGTTAAAGATTGAAAAAGATGGCTGGAATATAATTTTGTCAAATGAATTTGCTAAGGAATGGGTAGCGTCGAACTATCAATCTCTCATCAAGGATGCCATCTATGAAACAACAAATGAACTGCCCGAAGTAAAATTAATCGTTGAAGAAAAGCCTGTGAGGTCATTTCATGCAGGTAATAGAACAACCAGCCTATATAATCGAAACCGATCCGAGTATAGTGAATCTGTTCGTTTAGATCGCTTGGAAAAAGAAATAGAAAATATAAAAACAAAATTAGATAAAATTATGAATATGTTAGAACGCAATTCAAATTAA